From the Prunus dulcis chromosome 4, ALMONDv2, whole genome shotgun sequence genome, one window contains:
- the LOC117626211 gene encoding protein ROOT HAIR DEFECTIVE 3 homolog 2-like isoform X3 gives MEEDCCATQLIYGDGEFNSSGLDRFVKEVKLAECGLSYAVVAIMGPQSSGKSTLLNHLFHTKFREMDAYSGRSQTTKGIWIAKCVGIEPCTIAMDLEGTDGRERGEDDTTFEKQSALFALAVSDIVLINMWCHDIGREQAANKPLLKTVFQVMMRLFSPRKTTLLFVIRDKTKTPFEYLEPVLREDIQKIWDGVPKPQAHKSTPFSDFFSVEVVALSSYEEKEEKFKEEVAQLRQRFFHSISPGGLAGDRRGVVPATGFSFSAQQIWKVIKENKDLDLPAHKVMVATVRCEEIANQKSNQLVYDEDWLALKEAVQIGPVQGFGIRLSSILGTYLSEYDMEAVYFDEGVRNSKRQLLESKALDFVYPAYTTMLGHLRSKALEDFKVRLEQSLNKGGEFASSVRTSSQSSMLEFDKGCADTAIQQADWDGSRVREKLKRDIDAHASSIRSAKLSELKINYEKQLSASLTGPVEALLETGGKDTWTSMRKLLNHETEVAVLEFSAAVAGFELDKHTSTKMTQNLRDYARNVVEKKAREEAGNIMIHMKDRFSTVFNYDSDSMPRVWTEKEDIRSITKDARSASLKLLSVMAAIRMESKPDNIEKLLFSSLMDGTVTVSSSQDRRVAASTYPLASSTWEEVSSKDTLITPVQCKSLWRQFKAETEYSVTQAISAQEAHKQSNNWWPPLWAILAMFILGFDEIVFLLKNPPYLVVLFVGYLISTALWVQMDIGRVFQHGIQLSGILHIVSRFLPTVMDLLRKLAEKSQGNPAPEAPRRPISVASQSDRNETPLPNTISSSIPESSVSSNMSSSDGGVEYSSPPLRQRRPTNVQEVDLMK, from the exons ATGGAGGAAGATTGCTGCGCCACACAACTCATCTACGGAGATGGTGAGTTTAACTCTTCTGGGCTCGACAGGTTCGTCAAGGAAGTGAAGCTTGCTGAGTGTGGACTCTCCTATGCTGTTGTTGCCATCATGGGTCCTCAGAGCAgcg GGAAGAGCACTTTATTGAACCATCTGTTCCACACTAAGTTTAGAGAGATGGATGCATACAGTGGAAG GAGCCAAACAACTAAGGGTATTTGGATAGCCAAGTGTGTTGGCATTGAGCCTTGCACGATTGCCATGGATTTGGAGGGTACCGATGGTAGGGAGAGAGGCGAG GATGATACTACATTCGAGAAGCAAAGCGCCCTATTTGCCCTGGCAGTTTCAGACATTGTGCTGATAAATAT GTGGTGTCATGATATAGGTCGCGAGCAAGCTGCAAACAAACCTTTACTGAAAACAGTTTTTCAG GTCATGATGCGCTTATTCAGCCCCCGTAAAACGACGTTACTGTTTGTTATACGTGATAAAACAAAG ACCCCGTTTGAATATCTGGAGCCGGTTTTGAGGGAAGATATACAGAAG ATATGGGATGGAGTCCCGAAGCCCCAAGCCCATAAAAGTACCCCCTTCAGTGATTTCTTTAGT GTAGAAGTAGTTGCTTTGTCCAGTTATGAAGAGAAGGAGGAGAAGTTTAAGGAGGAG GTTGCTCAACTGAGGCAGCGCTTTTTCCATTCTATTTCTCCAGGAGGGCTTGCTGGTGATAGACGGGGTGTTGTCCCTGCCACAGGATTTTCCTTTAGCGCACAACAGATTTGGAAAGTAATCAAAGAGAACAAGGACCTGGATCTTCCCGCTCACAAG GTTATGGTTGCTACTGTTCGGTGTGAAGAGATTGCCAACCAGAAATCTAATCAGTTAGTCTATGATGAG GATTGGTTGGCATTGAAAGAAGCTGTCCAAATTGGTCCCGTACAAGGTTTTGGTATAAGGCTCAGCTCCATCCTAGGCACCTATCTTTCTGA ATATGACATGGAGGCCGTCTACTTTGATGAAGGTGTAAGGAACTCAAAACGACAATTGTTGGAGTCAAAAGCATTGGAT TTTGTTTACCCTGCATACACGACCATGCTGGGACACCTGCGTTCTAAAGCACTTGAAGATTTTAAAgtgaggctggagcaatcgtTAAACAAAGGAGGAGAATTTGCTTCATCTGTTCGTACCTCTAGTCAGTCTTCCATGCTTGAGTTTGACAAAGGATGTGCAG ATACTGCCATACAACAAGCTGATTGGGATGGTTCGAGAGTCAGGGAAAAACTTAAACGTGATATAGATGCTCATGCATCATCCATTCGTAGTGCAAAGTTGTCAGAACTGAAAATCAATTATGAG AAACAACTTTCTGCATCTTTAACTGGACCTGTAGAGGCACTACTTGAAACTGGTGGAAAAGACACTTGGACTTCAATGAGAAAACTTCTTAATCATGAAACTGAAGTTGCAGTATTGGAGTTCTCAGCtgcagttgctggttttgagtTGGACAAACATACATCTACCAAAATGACTCAAAATTTAAGGGATTATGCAAGAAATGTGGTTGAGAAAAAAGCACGAGAAGAGGCTGGAAACATTATGATCCACATGAAGGATCG GTTCTCGACAGTCTTCAATTATGACAGTGATTCAATGCCTAGGGTTTGGACTGAGAAAGAAGACATTAGAAGTATTACCAAGGATGCCCGCTCCGCG TCTCTAAAGCTTTTGTCGGTCATGGCTGCCATCCGCATGGAGTCGAAGCCAGATAATATTGAAAaacttctcttttcttctttgatggATGGAACTGTTACTGTTTCATCTTCGCAAGATAGGAGAGTAGCAGCTTCTACATATCCTCTTGCCTCAAGCACTTGGGAAGAG GTTTCATCAAAGGATACTTTAATTACTCCAGTACAGTGCAAGTCGTTGTGGAGACAGTTCAAGGCAGAGACTGAGTATAGTGTCACTCAAGCTATTTCAGCCCAG gAGGCTCACAAGCAGAGTAACAACTGGTGGCCTCCTCTATGGGCTATTTTGGCGATGTTTATTCTTGGTTTTGACGaaattgttttccttttaaa GAACCCTCCCTACCTCGTGGTTCTATTTGTTGGATATTTAATTTCAACGGCCTTATGGGTACAGATGGACATTGGGCGAGTGTTCCAACATGGCATC CAGCTGTCAGGAATACTACATATCGTATCGAGGTTTCTTCCAACTGTTATGGATCTTCTAAGAAAACTTGCAGAAAAATCTCAGGGTAATCCAGCACCTGAAGCACCCAGGCGACCAATTTCTGTTGCTTCCCAGAGTGATAGAAATGAAACACCTCTGCCAAACACAATATCAAGCTCAATTCCTGAGTCAAGTGTGTCATCTAATATGTCGTCGTCGGATGGTGGCGTCGAATACTCAAGCCCTCCCTTGAGACAAAGGCGACCTACAAACGTTCAAGAAGTTGAT TTGATGAAATAA
- the LOC117626211 gene encoding protein ROOT HAIR DEFECTIVE 3 homolog 2-like isoform X1 codes for MEEDCCATQLIYGDGEFNSSGLDRFVKEVKLAECGLSYAVVAIMGPQSSGKSTLLNHLFHTKFREMDAYSGRSQTTKGIWIAKCVGIEPCTIAMDLEGTDGRERGEDDTTFEKQSALFALAVSDIVLINMWCHDIGREQAANKPLLKTVFQVMMRLFSPRKTTLLFVIRDKTKTPFEYLEPVLREDIQKIWDGVPKPQAHKSTPFSDFFSVEVVALSSYEEKEEKFKEEVAQLRQRFFHSISPGGLAGDRRGVVPATGFSFSAQQIWKVIKENKDLDLPAHKVMVATVRCEEIANQKSNQLVYDEDWLALKEAVQIGPVQGFGIRLSSILGTYLSEYDMEAVYFDEGVRNSKRQLLESKALDFVYPAYTTMLGHLRSKALEDFKVRLEQSLNKGGEFASSVRTSSQSSMLEFDKGCADTAIQQADWDGSRVREKLKRDIDAHASSIRSAKLSELKINYEKQLSASLTGPVEALLETGGKDTWTSMRKLLNHETEVAVLEFSAAVAGFELDKHTSTKMTQNLRDYARNVVEKKAREEAGNIMIHMKDRFSTVFNYDSDSMPRVWTEKEDIRSITKDARSASLKLLSVMAAIRMESKPDNIEKLLFSSLMDGTVTVSSSQDRRVAASTYPLASSTWEEVSSKDTLITPVQCKSLWRQFKAETEYSVTQAISAQEAHKQSNNWWPPLWAILAMFILGFDEIVFLLKNPPYLVVLFVGYLISTALWVQMDIGRVFQHGIQLSGILHIVSRFLPTVMDLLRKLAEKSQGNPAPEAPRRPISVASQSDRNETPLPNTISSSIPESSVSSNMSSSDGGVEYSSPPLRQRRPTNVQEVDVNVFVPCVSD; via the exons ATGGAGGAAGATTGCTGCGCCACACAACTCATCTACGGAGATGGTGAGTTTAACTCTTCTGGGCTCGACAGGTTCGTCAAGGAAGTGAAGCTTGCTGAGTGTGGACTCTCCTATGCTGTTGTTGCCATCATGGGTCCTCAGAGCAgcg GGAAGAGCACTTTATTGAACCATCTGTTCCACACTAAGTTTAGAGAGATGGATGCATACAGTGGAAG GAGCCAAACAACTAAGGGTATTTGGATAGCCAAGTGTGTTGGCATTGAGCCTTGCACGATTGCCATGGATTTGGAGGGTACCGATGGTAGGGAGAGAGGCGAG GATGATACTACATTCGAGAAGCAAAGCGCCCTATTTGCCCTGGCAGTTTCAGACATTGTGCTGATAAATAT GTGGTGTCATGATATAGGTCGCGAGCAAGCTGCAAACAAACCTTTACTGAAAACAGTTTTTCAG GTCATGATGCGCTTATTCAGCCCCCGTAAAACGACGTTACTGTTTGTTATACGTGATAAAACAAAG ACCCCGTTTGAATATCTGGAGCCGGTTTTGAGGGAAGATATACAGAAG ATATGGGATGGAGTCCCGAAGCCCCAAGCCCATAAAAGTACCCCCTTCAGTGATTTCTTTAGT GTAGAAGTAGTTGCTTTGTCCAGTTATGAAGAGAAGGAGGAGAAGTTTAAGGAGGAG GTTGCTCAACTGAGGCAGCGCTTTTTCCATTCTATTTCTCCAGGAGGGCTTGCTGGTGATAGACGGGGTGTTGTCCCTGCCACAGGATTTTCCTTTAGCGCACAACAGATTTGGAAAGTAATCAAAGAGAACAAGGACCTGGATCTTCCCGCTCACAAG GTTATGGTTGCTACTGTTCGGTGTGAAGAGATTGCCAACCAGAAATCTAATCAGTTAGTCTATGATGAG GATTGGTTGGCATTGAAAGAAGCTGTCCAAATTGGTCCCGTACAAGGTTTTGGTATAAGGCTCAGCTCCATCCTAGGCACCTATCTTTCTGA ATATGACATGGAGGCCGTCTACTTTGATGAAGGTGTAAGGAACTCAAAACGACAATTGTTGGAGTCAAAAGCATTGGAT TTTGTTTACCCTGCATACACGACCATGCTGGGACACCTGCGTTCTAAAGCACTTGAAGATTTTAAAgtgaggctggagcaatcgtTAAACAAAGGAGGAGAATTTGCTTCATCTGTTCGTACCTCTAGTCAGTCTTCCATGCTTGAGTTTGACAAAGGATGTGCAG ATACTGCCATACAACAAGCTGATTGGGATGGTTCGAGAGTCAGGGAAAAACTTAAACGTGATATAGATGCTCATGCATCATCCATTCGTAGTGCAAAGTTGTCAGAACTGAAAATCAATTATGAG AAACAACTTTCTGCATCTTTAACTGGACCTGTAGAGGCACTACTTGAAACTGGTGGAAAAGACACTTGGACTTCAATGAGAAAACTTCTTAATCATGAAACTGAAGTTGCAGTATTGGAGTTCTCAGCtgcagttgctggttttgagtTGGACAAACATACATCTACCAAAATGACTCAAAATTTAAGGGATTATGCAAGAAATGTGGTTGAGAAAAAAGCACGAGAAGAGGCTGGAAACATTATGATCCACATGAAGGATCG GTTCTCGACAGTCTTCAATTATGACAGTGATTCAATGCCTAGGGTTTGGACTGAGAAAGAAGACATTAGAAGTATTACCAAGGATGCCCGCTCCGCG TCTCTAAAGCTTTTGTCGGTCATGGCTGCCATCCGCATGGAGTCGAAGCCAGATAATATTGAAAaacttctcttttcttctttgatggATGGAACTGTTACTGTTTCATCTTCGCAAGATAGGAGAGTAGCAGCTTCTACATATCCTCTTGCCTCAAGCACTTGGGAAGAG GTTTCATCAAAGGATACTTTAATTACTCCAGTACAGTGCAAGTCGTTGTGGAGACAGTTCAAGGCAGAGACTGAGTATAGTGTCACTCAAGCTATTTCAGCCCAG gAGGCTCACAAGCAGAGTAACAACTGGTGGCCTCCTCTATGGGCTATTTTGGCGATGTTTATTCTTGGTTTTGACGaaattgttttccttttaaa GAACCCTCCCTACCTCGTGGTTCTATTTGTTGGATATTTAATTTCAACGGCCTTATGGGTACAGATGGACATTGGGCGAGTGTTCCAACATGGCATC CAGCTGTCAGGAATACTACATATCGTATCGAGGTTTCTTCCAACTGTTATGGATCTTCTAAGAAAACTTGCAGAAAAATCTCAGGGTAATCCAGCACCTGAAGCACCCAGGCGACCAATTTCTGTTGCTTCCCAGAGTGATAGAAATGAAACACCTCTGCCAAACACAATATCAAGCTCAATTCCTGAGTCAAGTGTGTCATCTAATATGTCGTCGTCGGATGGTGGCGTCGAATACTCAAGCCCTCCCTTGAGACAAAGGCGACCTACAAACGTTCAAGAAGTTGATGTAAATGTGTTTGTGCCGTGTGTATCAGATTAG
- the LOC117626680 gene encoding uncharacterized protein LOC117626680, whose amino-acid sequence MDLAPEELQFLTIPDILRESTSIPKQSPKTFYFITLTLIFPLSFAILAHSLFTHPLLNQLQGPSTDPAQLHHKWTVLLLFQFCYLIFLFAFSLLSTAAVVFTVASLYTSKPVSFSSTLSAIPKVFKRLFITFLWVSLLMVCYNFVFVAFLILLILAIDTQNPLLLLFSGVVLFLLFLVVHVYITVVWHLASVVSVLEPVYGFAAMKKSYELLKGKIGMAFLLVFGYLSICGVIGGVFGTVVVHGGEDYGVFVRIVVGGFLVGVLVIVNLVGLLLQSVFYYVCKSYHHQGIDKSALHDHLGGYLGEYVPLKSSIQMENLDV is encoded by the coding sequence ATGGATCTGGCCCCAGAGGAGCTTCAATTTCTCACCATCCCAGACATCCTCAGAGAATCAACCTCCATCCCCAAACAGTCCCCTAAGACCTTCTACTTCataaccctaaccctaatttTCCCCCTCTCCTTCGCAATCCTAGCCCATTCCCTCTTCACCCACCCTCTCCTTAACCAGCTTCAAGGCCCGTCCACCGACCCGGCCCAACTCCACCACAAATGGACcgtcctcctcctcttccagTTCTGCTacctcatcttcctcttcgccttctctctcctttccACAGCCGCAGTGGTCTTCACTGTCGCTTCCCTCTACACCTCAAAGCCCGTCTCTTTCTCCTCAACCCTCTCCGCTATCCCCAAAGTCTTCAAGCGCCTCTTCATCACTTTCCTCTGGGTCTCTCTCCTAATGGTCTGTTACAATTTCGTCTTCGTGGCTTTTTTGATCCTTCTCATTCTCGCCATTGATACCCAGAACCCacttttgcttcttttctCCGGCGTTGTACTATTTCTTCTATTCTTGGTTGTACATGTTTATATAACCGTGGTCTGGCATTTGGCCAGCGTTGTTTCTGTGCTTGAGCCCGTTTACGGGTTCGCTGCGATGAAGAAGAGCTATGAGCTGCTGAAGGGGAAGATTGGGATGGCTTTTTTGCTGGTGTTCGGGTATTTGTCCATTTGTGGAGTTATCGGAGGCGTTTTTGGGACGGTGGTGGTCCATGGCGGGGAAGATTATGGGGTTTTTGTGAGGATTGTGGTGGGTGGGTTCTTGGTGGGTGTTTTggtgattgtgaatttggttgGGTTGTTGTTGCAGAGTGTGTTTTACTATGTTTGCAAGAGTTACCATCATCAGGGGATTGACAAGAGTGCTTTGCATGATCACCTTGGCGGATATCTTGGAGAATATGTGCCTCTCAAAAGCAGCATTCAGATGGAAAACTTGGATGTCTga
- the LOC117626211 gene encoding protein ROOT HAIR DEFECTIVE 3 homolog 2-like isoform X2 encodes MEEDCCATQLIYGDGEFNSSGLDRFVKEVKLAECGLSYAVVAIMGPQSSGKSTLLNHLFHTKFREMDAYSGRSQTTKGIWIAKCVGIEPCTIAMDLEGTDGRERGEDDTTFEKQSALFALAVSDIVLINMWCHDIGREQAANKPLLKTVFQVMMRLFSPRKTTLLFVIRDKTKTPFEYLEPVLREDIQKIWDGVPKPQAHKSTPFSDFFSVEVVALSSYEEKEEKFKEEVAQLRQRFFHSISPGGLAGDRRGVVPATGFSFSAQQIWKVIKENKDLDLPAHKVMVATVRCEEIANQKSNQLVYDEDWLALKEAVQIGPVQGFGIRLSSILGTYLSEYDMEAVYFDEGVRNSKRQLLESKALDFVYPAYTTMLGHLRSKALEDFKVRLEQSLNKGGEFASSVRTSSQSSMLEFDKGCADTAIQQADWDGSRVREKLKRDIDAHASSIRSAKLSELKINYEKQLSASLTGPVEALLETGGKDTWTSMRKLLNHETEVAVLEFSAAVAGFELDKHTSTKMTQNLRDYARNVVEKKAREEAGNIMIHMKDRFSTVFNYDSDSMPRVWTEKEDIRSITKDARSASLKLLSVMAAIRMESKPDNIEKLLFSSLMDGTVTVSSSQDRRVAASTYPLASSTWEEVSSKDTLITPVQCKSLWRQFKAETEYSVTQAISAQEAHKQSNNWWPPLWAILAMFILGFDEIVFLLKNPPYLVVLFVGYLISTALWVQMDIGRVFQHGILSGILHIVSRFLPTVMDLLRKLAEKSQGNPAPEAPRRPISVASQSDRNETPLPNTISSSIPESSVSSNMSSSDGGVEYSSPPLRQRRPTNVQEVDVNVFVPCVSD; translated from the exons ATGGAGGAAGATTGCTGCGCCACACAACTCATCTACGGAGATGGTGAGTTTAACTCTTCTGGGCTCGACAGGTTCGTCAAGGAAGTGAAGCTTGCTGAGTGTGGACTCTCCTATGCTGTTGTTGCCATCATGGGTCCTCAGAGCAgcg GGAAGAGCACTTTATTGAACCATCTGTTCCACACTAAGTTTAGAGAGATGGATGCATACAGTGGAAG GAGCCAAACAACTAAGGGTATTTGGATAGCCAAGTGTGTTGGCATTGAGCCTTGCACGATTGCCATGGATTTGGAGGGTACCGATGGTAGGGAGAGAGGCGAG GATGATACTACATTCGAGAAGCAAAGCGCCCTATTTGCCCTGGCAGTTTCAGACATTGTGCTGATAAATAT GTGGTGTCATGATATAGGTCGCGAGCAAGCTGCAAACAAACCTTTACTGAAAACAGTTTTTCAG GTCATGATGCGCTTATTCAGCCCCCGTAAAACGACGTTACTGTTTGTTATACGTGATAAAACAAAG ACCCCGTTTGAATATCTGGAGCCGGTTTTGAGGGAAGATATACAGAAG ATATGGGATGGAGTCCCGAAGCCCCAAGCCCATAAAAGTACCCCCTTCAGTGATTTCTTTAGT GTAGAAGTAGTTGCTTTGTCCAGTTATGAAGAGAAGGAGGAGAAGTTTAAGGAGGAG GTTGCTCAACTGAGGCAGCGCTTTTTCCATTCTATTTCTCCAGGAGGGCTTGCTGGTGATAGACGGGGTGTTGTCCCTGCCACAGGATTTTCCTTTAGCGCACAACAGATTTGGAAAGTAATCAAAGAGAACAAGGACCTGGATCTTCCCGCTCACAAG GTTATGGTTGCTACTGTTCGGTGTGAAGAGATTGCCAACCAGAAATCTAATCAGTTAGTCTATGATGAG GATTGGTTGGCATTGAAAGAAGCTGTCCAAATTGGTCCCGTACAAGGTTTTGGTATAAGGCTCAGCTCCATCCTAGGCACCTATCTTTCTGA ATATGACATGGAGGCCGTCTACTTTGATGAAGGTGTAAGGAACTCAAAACGACAATTGTTGGAGTCAAAAGCATTGGAT TTTGTTTACCCTGCATACACGACCATGCTGGGACACCTGCGTTCTAAAGCACTTGAAGATTTTAAAgtgaggctggagcaatcgtTAAACAAAGGAGGAGAATTTGCTTCATCTGTTCGTACCTCTAGTCAGTCTTCCATGCTTGAGTTTGACAAAGGATGTGCAG ATACTGCCATACAACAAGCTGATTGGGATGGTTCGAGAGTCAGGGAAAAACTTAAACGTGATATAGATGCTCATGCATCATCCATTCGTAGTGCAAAGTTGTCAGAACTGAAAATCAATTATGAG AAACAACTTTCTGCATCTTTAACTGGACCTGTAGAGGCACTACTTGAAACTGGTGGAAAAGACACTTGGACTTCAATGAGAAAACTTCTTAATCATGAAACTGAAGTTGCAGTATTGGAGTTCTCAGCtgcagttgctggttttgagtTGGACAAACATACATCTACCAAAATGACTCAAAATTTAAGGGATTATGCAAGAAATGTGGTTGAGAAAAAAGCACGAGAAGAGGCTGGAAACATTATGATCCACATGAAGGATCG GTTCTCGACAGTCTTCAATTATGACAGTGATTCAATGCCTAGGGTTTGGACTGAGAAAGAAGACATTAGAAGTATTACCAAGGATGCCCGCTCCGCG TCTCTAAAGCTTTTGTCGGTCATGGCTGCCATCCGCATGGAGTCGAAGCCAGATAATATTGAAAaacttctcttttcttctttgatggATGGAACTGTTACTGTTTCATCTTCGCAAGATAGGAGAGTAGCAGCTTCTACATATCCTCTTGCCTCAAGCACTTGGGAAGAG GTTTCATCAAAGGATACTTTAATTACTCCAGTACAGTGCAAGTCGTTGTGGAGACAGTTCAAGGCAGAGACTGAGTATAGTGTCACTCAAGCTATTTCAGCCCAG gAGGCTCACAAGCAGAGTAACAACTGGTGGCCTCCTCTATGGGCTATTTTGGCGATGTTTATTCTTGGTTTTGACGaaattgttttccttttaaa GAACCCTCCCTACCTCGTGGTTCTATTTGTTGGATATTTAATTTCAACGGCCTTATGGGTACAGATGGACATTGGGCGAGTGTTCCAACATGGCATC CTGTCAGGAATACTACATATCGTATCGAGGTTTCTTCCAACTGTTATGGATCTTCTAAGAAAACTTGCAGAAAAATCTCAGGGTAATCCAGCACCTGAAGCACCCAGGCGACCAATTTCTGTTGCTTCCCAGAGTGATAGAAATGAAACACCTCTGCCAAACACAATATCAAGCTCAATTCCTGAGTCAAGTGTGTCATCTAATATGTCGTCGTCGGATGGTGGCGTCGAATACTCAAGCCCTCCCTTGAGACAAAGGCGACCTACAAACGTTCAAGAAGTTGATGTAAATGTGTTTGTGCCGTGTGTATCAGATTAG